A DNA window from Leptolyngbya sp. KIOST-1 contains the following coding sequences:
- a CDS encoding DUF6920 family protein: MPQPLATKPVSLADLWEPPTVPAPETFDPTTLTSLPPLARRYLGWAIAPATPLASAVRLHMHGTLKLGDQWHRFTGEEVIRWQRGMIWRATTWMQGLPIVGSDRLVDGEGAMRWKLLGLLPVVQARGEDVARSGAGRIQGEAVWLPSVLCDPAIHWTALNDFQLQAEFTAFDEPAHLTLTLDERGAIQQVSLRRWGNPDGKGYRYDTFSVIAAATGSFDGYTIPTQIRAGWFFGSDSPQGTLCDRFEPEGEFFRCTIDRACYR; this comes from the coding sequence CCGCCCACTGTTCCTGCACCGGAGACCTTTGACCCGACTACCCTCACGTCTCTTCCCCCCCTGGCCCGCCGCTACCTGGGCTGGGCCATTGCCCCGGCTACGCCCCTGGCCTCGGCGGTGCGGTTGCACATGCACGGCACCCTCAAGCTGGGTGACCAGTGGCACCGCTTTACCGGCGAAGAGGTAATCCGCTGGCAGCGGGGCATGATCTGGCGGGCCACCACCTGGATGCAGGGGCTGCCGATCGTCGGGAGCGATCGCCTGGTGGATGGCGAGGGCGCCATGCGCTGGAAACTGCTGGGGCTGCTGCCGGTGGTGCAGGCCAGGGGCGAGGATGTGGCGCGATCGGGGGCAGGCCGCATCCAGGGGGAAGCGGTGTGGCTACCCTCGGTACTCTGCGACCCAGCGATTCACTGGACAGCCCTGAATGATTTCCAGCTTCAGGCGGAGTTCACCGCCTTTGACGAACCCGCCCACCTCACCCTCACTCTGGACGAGCGGGGGGCCATTCAGCAGGTATCCCTGCGGCGCTGGGGTAACCCCGATGGGAAAGGCTACCGCTACGACACCTTTAGCGTGATTGCCGCAGCAACCGGCAGCTTCGACGGCTACACCATTCCTACCCAAATTCGAGCCGGGTGGTTTTTCGGCAGCGATTCCCCCCAGGGGACGCTTTGCGATCGCTTTGAGCCCGAGGGCGAATTTTTTCGCTGCACCATCGACCGTGCCTGCTACCGCTAA